In Thermodesulfobacteriota bacterium, the sequence GAAAAAAAAATAAGTCTGCAAACCTGTTGTGAAAAAGAAGTCATTGACGTACTTCCTTTGGACAGCGGCATTTCTCCAAGCTCGTGTATACCGAATGATCTCTTAGTAGAAATATTCGGTGGCAGGCTTTCCATGAGAAAAGATACCGGCCAGCGTATTAAAAGCGGGTGTGGGTGTAAAGTATCTGTGGATATCGGCTCATACGACCGCCATCCCTGTTATCACAACTGTCTTTTTTGTTATGCCAATCCGGCTAAAAGGCCGGAAGGCATGGAGGAGGGGAAGTCAGGAAACCGAAAACCTGGAGGCCCTGAAGCTTAAATAAAACTGATCCTACTTGAAGTTTATAATAATTTAGGTCTTAAAAAAAAGATTTACCACGGATTTCCACGGAAAGACACTGAATTTTATTAAGGTTTTTGATACCCCGACCGGTTGCGGCGGGGAGCTTCATTTTTTAATATCTGTGAAGTTTCCGTGAAACTCCGTGGTAAAAACATTGCGAAAATGAAAATCGGCAAACTTATACTTGATAATCCGGTTATTCTGGCACCTCTGGCGGGTATCACCAACCTTCCGTTTCGCATGATGGCTAAAGATGCGGGCTGTGGGCTGGTCTGTTCGGAAATGATAAGTGCGAACGGACTTGTCCATCGATCGATAAAGACGGAAAAAATGCTTGACAGCCATCCTCGAGAGAAACCCCTTTGCATACAGATAGTTGGCTCTGATCCATTAATCATGGCGGATGCGGCAATGATTGTGGAAAACTCGGGGGCGGATATTGTGGACATCAATTTTGGCTGCTCGGTTAAAAAAGTGGTTAAAACAGGGGCCGGTGTTGCCCTGATGAGGAATTCGAAGCAGGCAGAACAATTGCTCGAAACGGTTCGCAAAACAGTAAAAATTCCCCTGACCATAAAGATAAGAACCGGATGGGATCAGTCAGGCACCCAGGCCATGGAAATAGCCGAGATTGCTCAGGCGTGCGGTGTTGATGCGATTGCAGTACATCCACGCACAGCGTCCCAAGGGTTTAAGGGCGTGGCGGATTGGTCAATTATTTCGGCAGTTAAAAAAAAGGTTTCCATCCCGGTGATAGGCAACGGGGACATTGTAAATCCAGAAGATGCCATACGGATGCTTGATGAGACAGGTTGCAATGCAGTGATGATAGGGAGAGCGGCAATCGGAAATCCATCCATTTTTTCCCAGGTACTGGCTCTTTTACGGGGCGAGGAAATGCCTCAAAGGGATACTCTTTCGCGTTTTGATATAATGATCAAATACCTGAAAGATTCCGTAGAATACCTTGGTGAAAAGCAAGCATGTTTTATGATGCGCAGCCGTCTTGGCTGGTTTGTTAAGGGAATGCGTTTTAGCAGCAGTTTCCGAGAATCCATCAAGCATATTTCGTCTGAAGAACAGGCGCTTGACCTGATCAGATCATACCAGGACATGGTGATGCAAACATGAAAACTTGACAACTTTCAATAGATGAGCATAAATAACGCCAAATATAAAAACCTAATATTTAATGGAGCATTGAATGAACGGCTTGCTGTTTATTGACGATGAAGAAGGGGTGCGGCGTTCGCTGCTTCGCGCACTGAAAAGAGAAACCTATCCAACCTATGCCGTGGAGAACGGAGAAGAAGGAATCGAATTTTTAAAAAATAATATTTCCAGTATAGCAACCGTGATTTCAGACTACAAAATGCCTGGATTGGACGGCCTTGAAACCCTGACAGTCATCGGTTCACTAAATCCTGAAATAACCAGGATCATCCTCACCGGCTACGCCACCATGGAAGCCGCCATCCATGCCACCAATGAAGGAATAGACGGTTTTTTAACCAAACCGTTTGATAATATAGAGCTCAGGGCCAAAATTCGGGAGATCTCCGTACGAAAACACCTCAGGCAGTTTGTACCGGAGCAGGTTTACCGGGAGATGGAAAGCTCTTCAGGATTTCTCGAATCCAGATTTCATGAGGTATCCGTTCTGTTTTGTGATATCAGGGGATTTACCAGAATGTCACAGGATGCATCACCGGAGGTCATCGCATCTTTTTTAAATAATCAGTTTTTTATACCTTTGGGAGAGATTGCCTATAGATTCAACGGAATAGTGGATAAACATATTGGTGACAGCATTATGGTCGTATTCAGTTCAACTGACGGGAGCTCCAGTGATACGGCAAATGCGGTGAAGTCGGCGCTGGCTATGCAAAAAAAGGCCAGGCAGATAAATGATGAGCTGCGGGATAAAAAGGGGCTTAAGCTTGATATCGGAATAGGCATATCAACAGGAAGTGTTTTTTCCGGAATCCTGGGATCGCTGCGGAAAAAGGAATTTACCTCCATTGGAATGGCTGTCAATGTGGCGGCAAGGCTGGAAAGTTTGGCAGGGAAAGAAGAAATTCTGATAAGCGAAAGCGCTTTTGAAAAACTTTCAAATCCGGTGCTTCCGGATGGAATAGAGGCAGTGGCTCTGCCACCGGCAACCATTAAAGGACTTGAAGATCCGATGGTCATTTACAGGATAAGTGATTAAACTGCAGACAGTTATCCTGACTTATTAAGAGCTTTAAGACAAATTCAAACTTTCGAATTTGTGTTGAACCGCAGAATATCGAACAGGGAATAATGAATATCGAAGTAAGGTATTCTATCATTTTAGTAATATAAAGGAAGGATAAGAGCGATTCCATACTTCATCATTCGAAATTCCTTGTTCGATATTCAAATAATGCTTTTTAGAATTAGTAATATCTCAACAGAAACAACCAAATTTTCAAAAAGCTAAATTATTACTCATTTTTTAATTTTTACACTGCCTCCTTCCACGAGGTGACTGCCGGAATAAAGAACAGCTTCACAGCTATCGGCGTAAACCGTAATCAGTTTTACTTCTCCTGTTTTATACCCAGGCATACGGAAGCGATGTCCGTCAACTCCTTCAATGGTTTTGCCCGGGGCAAAAACTTCAAGCAAAGCTCCCGGCACAAGTCCAACTTCTTTTCCCGATGATATGACTATATGGTTTTCAGTGACTGAGGTAATGTATCCCTGCCAGGGCGCATTATTAACCGCGTGGCAAATCTTTTCGGCGATATCTTCGGAAATTTTTAAAAATATATCATCCACTTCAGAGAGACTTACCACTTCTTTTTTTTTGTAAAGCTCCAGTTCAAGTTCATCAACTTCTATTGCTTCGCTGTATCCTTCATCGATGAGCTTCACGCCTGTTTCTGTATCATATACGTCAATTTTAACCTGAAAATAAATAAACTGGTGTAAATCTCTAAAAAAGATAATCCCCCTTTTTTCTTCTTTTCCGGTAATACCCATGATTTCGCCGATTACAATCGCATTCATCCCCGCTTGTCTTCCGAGTTGGGCAAGGCCAAGGTTGTCAATGCTTTCAGTATCTTTCAAGGGAGTATTGACCAGAAAATCGGGATAGTTCGCATCACCCGGCTTTACCAAAAGCATATCAGCACATGAATCGGATATCGATTCTAATAAATAGTGCTGAAAGACTTTTTCATAGCTGCGGTCTTTAAAAGAGGTTTTGTTTTTAACCACGGCAATGCCGACCTTTT encodes:
- a CDS encoding adenylate/guanylate cyclase domain-containing protein is translated as MNGLLFIDDEEGVRRSLLRALKRETYPTYAVENGEEGIEFLKNNISSIATVISDYKMPGLDGLETLTVIGSLNPEITRIILTGYATMEAAIHATNEGIDGFLTKPFDNIELRAKIREISVRKHLRQFVPEQVYREMESSSGFLESRFHEVSVLFCDIRGFTRMSQDASPEVIASFLNNQFFIPLGEIAYRFNGIVDKHIGDSIMVVFSSTDGSSSDTANAVKSALAMQKKARQINDELRDKKGLKLDIGIGISTGSVFSGILGSLRKKEFTSIGMAVNVAARLESLAGKEEILISESAFEKLSNPVLPDGIEAVALPPATIKGLEDPMVIYRISD
- the dusB gene encoding tRNA dihydrouridine synthase DusB yields the protein MKIGKLILDNPVILAPLAGITNLPFRMMAKDAGCGLVCSEMISANGLVHRSIKTEKMLDSHPREKPLCIQIVGSDPLIMADAAMIVENSGADIVDINFGCSVKKVVKTGAGVALMRNSKQAEQLLETVRKTVKIPLTIKIRTGWDQSGTQAMEIAEIAQACGVDAIAVHPRTASQGFKGVADWSIISAVKKKVSIPVIGNGDIVNPEDAIRMLDETGCNAVMIGRAAIGNPSIFSQVLALLRGEEMPQRDTLSRFDIMIKYLKDSVEYLGEKQACFMMRSRLGWFVKGMRFSSSFRESIKHISSEEQALDLIRSYQDMVMQT